The Cannabis sativa cultivar Pink pepper isolate KNU-18-1 chromosome 8, ASM2916894v1, whole genome shotgun sequence genomic interval CTGGCCAtccatagagagagagagagagagagagagagagagagagagagagagagagagagagagagagagagagagagagagagagagagagagattattttcaattttttttaatcaactaagggtaaaataggaaaaatatgtaaacaaaataattattttgtataaattaattGTGGGTCTAAAGTTTTGatatgagatatttttttaagcatacaaattaaatttccctattatatattaatattagggGAGGAGAGATTCGAACTCGGGACTTTCTCTTTGTGAGAAGAAGTGTGAAACTATTAGGCTATGTCTATGACCACTAATAAAAAACATTAACACAGTGtaatacatttaattttcaTGACTCTATAAAAATTAAAGAGCGTAATTAGAACCTCACAATTACCTTCAATTACATAATTACCATAGAACTACAAAAACGAACACAATTATAAATCCAATTATATAATATAGTAGCTTTCTTCTAAGCACAAGCTTAATTTGTAAAGCAAGatgtatttttttaacatagcaatttttgttttactatttagaatttttgacCCATAAATTATAATCTATGCATTATTATATCACACATggcaaataaaatgataattgttTAGACTATTGTCACATTAGACTATTATAATTTCttaaagatatatttttattttaaattacatatgaCGTTGATGTCACAACAGTCTAAACAACCACATTATTTAAAGAACTAATTTACAacactgtaaaaaaaaatagttcaaaAAGGCCAATTTTAATAGGTTGAAAAATTGGGTGAGATCTTGGGTGACAAAATCCTaaatagtgttttttttttctttacattTTAGTACTAAGCCCGCAACCAGCTACCAATTTTCCTCGTTTGTCATTGAATTTCTTCAAGATTTTGATGTATACTGGTTCATCATAGCTCCATTTACAAAGGTATCGAAAAGAGTGGCAACTCTTGCAACATTCTCAAATGAATATGGAGACTTCACCAAGCTCACTGCtgatttatttattcaaatgctcacaaccaattttttttttttttttgaatgaaaataaactttattagaCAGAAATATCCGCTAAAACAATGGATTAAAGAGCAAGGGGAACATCGCTCTCAGTAAAACGACGACCTGACCAATAACAAGCACTACGTGTCATACAGTGCGCAGCTTTCTTAACAGACCGTTCAACATGACCAATAGAAACACTACTTAAAGTAGATAAAATAGATTGACAATCTTGAACAAATAGACCAAAAATAAACAGCATAGATACCGAACTTAGAATAGCTTGAACAACTAAATAGAGttccactaaaaaaaataataaaatatcaaaaaatataaagtagcaataataacaataaacaatcattaatataatatcataatagaatagttttagaataaatatattttttatacatgtattataatttgaaataaaattattaattttacgtaaataaatttacaaaatatgtgtatatattttattaagatgtaattattcttatatagaagTATACTTTATTAATACACAACTTacaaaatgtataactaattacaatttaaaagttatccttatttataactgacccaaaattagaatttttctataacaaattagagattattcttaaatagaatattCTTAGATAGAAGTTCTACTGTATTTATATTTATCATTTCATCAAATccaaggattttttttttcctcataACCAATTTTAAATAAGTAATGTCTAAAATAGTACAGTTCATACTTCACAACACAAAAAACATTGGGAGAACGCAGTAATGATGTGAGTAGAAAGAAAAATGCAGCTAAACCTGTTGTATGTGATGAGTAATCATCAATCTCTTTCACTAGTATAAATTACAGACTTGTGAAATCATCAAGGGCCAAAAAGAGTTTGGATAAAATCCAATCTATTAAACGAGGTCCAAATACACACATTTTTCCTTTGCAGCAGATGGATGAAGATCAAGTATTTCATTTTTCTTGCCACCAGTAACTGCAGGCTGTAACAAGCTGGAGCTAGAATGTAATACATGgttaaaagattaaaaaaacaaaacatatgGGGGAGGAAAGAACCACCTAATAAAAGTTTATGAATTATATTtgcatatttttatttgtttaaaagCATCAAACTGATCCAAAAAACTGTTCTAAGGATGGGGAGCTGAACACGTTAGAAGCAGTCCGTTCAGTTCTGGTAGGAGAGATGTGAAGCTCGTACTTGATAAATCTCTGTCACAAGCAAACACAAGATTTAGTTCACAAGCTTTGGTATCAACAGATATTTTGGTGGGACTTAATGAATGAAATGAGTAAAAATGGCGAATTTATACAGCTAACTGTGAAACTATCTCAAGATTCGTGTCGATATGCCAATCTGGCTCCAACTGTCGAACAAAAGAGGCCCTTCCAATCTCTGTGCTACAGAAGAGAACCTGAAAATACACCAAAGTTATTAAGTTATatgttaaataaaaattgacAAGCCATCAATAATCATGTCTAGAAAAGGAGCATCTCGACAATTTGCTAACTGAAGACAGGCGAAAATTctctaaaagaaataaaaagctGAGGTACTAAGTTGCTGTAACACGAGGATGACAGACTTCATAAAAACCAACAAGCGAAACTGGATAGAAAAAGATATTTCAGCAACTGATAACTTTCCAATACTACGAACATCTCATTACCTTGTCTTTGACCAAACCACCAGATGTGAAAACCCCGGCCTCTTCCAAAGCCAAAAGAACCTTCTTCTGAAAAATCAAGCATTCCATAAATAAGAAGGGGAAAGATGTAATAGTAATGGAGTTAGAATTTGGAACATGTGACCGCAAATCATTAGTCTGTAACTATTATTTTTTCAGGAAACTAAAAGGAGAagacaaaaggaaaaaaaaaagggaaaataaAGAGGCCTATAATGTAATGAACACTTGCAATTTACACCTTTCATGCAAAGATGATTCAAATTGTTCCTAGTTTGTACCATTTAAAATTGTATGATGTGACTGGCTTCTATTAGAATACTACATGTTTCTATTAGACTACTACTTGAGAAATgcaattatttcattttttttggtGAAGGGTAAAACAAGTTTAAACTACTTTATGTTGCCAACATGCTAAAAGTCTAATAAACACTAAGGTGgcatttggttggaggtaatgaaatggaaacaatttttattccactcttttgtttggttacattttaaagtattgaaatgtcattccaatggaatgactTTTCCATCatttttggtggaatgactattccattttgaaaaggaagaaaacaattCCAATTCaagatgagaaaaaatttaataaatttttatcaatttttttatgcaaaTTTGATTTCATTCCATTCCACTCCTATTCATATCCATATTCCTATTCTTATGTTTTTATTCCTTCCAACCAAATGCTACCTAACATAGAACACCTCCGGAACAAGGTGCATTAGATCACGTTAACTCATGAAACCACATAACAAATTATAGTAATTTATGCAAAAAGATTTGCACTCACTTCACTTTCATCATCCAAAACTCTTTCCATCAGATACAGATCACAATATTTCGTTATCTCCAATAGTACTTCCAAAACGGAGGACTTCACAGTCACTTGTTTCtgacaaaaattaagaaaattatgtcAGTTCTCCCCATGTTGCAACTACAAACAcgtgaataaaaaattaaaattaagagaaaaaaacaaCTAAAGAGATCCTACTACCTGAAGCTCTTCTGGACTGGTTTCCTCAAGAAGTACTCCAAGCAATCGACATGTCACCTGTCAAGAAAATTCAATTTGATTAATATAGGAAGGATCAAGGAGATATTGATGTGAAGAGCAGGTACTAGAAAGTGATTGCATTTTcctccttttttttcttttataaataaaGCACTACTGCCCATGTGCTATACTTCATAGAAAGAATTACCTTTCTTCCTTCACTCAATTTCTGCCTAACTATTTGCCCCAAGGTTGGCTGGAAAATAAGAGAACATGAAGAAAATTCAGTACATGAAGTAGAACAAAGAACCACATAATTCAAATGTCGGATCAACAGATCAAAACTTACTTTCACTTGTTGAAAAAACTCGTCAACAACATTTTGTGCTCTAGCATCCTCTGACGGCAACACTCCAGATGGTGAAAAGGGTGCATTTGTATGTGAAGTGATGCTAGAACTACTGGCACCACCAGGAGCCTGCCTTTTTGGTTGTCTTCTTTGAGGTGTACTGGGTGATCTCAAAAGCCTCCAGGTGAAAACTATTGCCACTGCAAGGCCAGCAATAGCCCCAACCGATCGCGCATTCTGATACCATTCATTTAAAGTCACGAGAAATCTTAATCAAAGGCTACTTAACTTTCTTATAAATAACTTAGATTGCATTATCAGGTAAATCAATCCACTGACAAAATGTATGAACAGGCAAATCAACCAACTCAACAGTCACCACTCAGATATTTCCATGAgcaaaacatataaaaattcTTCTAAATTTCATACCAAGGAGTGACAGCAGTACTAAATGTGAAAACAAAGTCAAAATCTTTAACCTTTTATTTAAGGCCACAatatcaacaacaacaaaaaagttTGCTTTGGTTCTTAAATTAGTGTTTTCTTTCCtctgaaaataaaattcagaTTCTTCATCCCCAGATAACAAAAATTGTTTGTAAAGCACCCTTTTACACATCAAATGATCTAAAAAAGAAACCTATCAGAATGAAATGACAAAATTCGACAAAATCAATCGGGAGAAACAAAATTGGCACATAAATTGGAAAAACCCATTCAACCATTATGtagtaaaagtaaaaaaaaaaaaaaaaaaaaaaaaaaaaaaaaaaagacaaaacttGATGGGAAAAGAAGGTAATCAGATCCGTAAATCATaaaggaaaataaaatcaagaaaaagagagaagtaATGAGGGAAAAACCAGGTTATGGAAAGAGATCGAGAAGATATTGGACATCCTGACGGTGAGATAAGCCCCAAAACGCTTGATAAGCTGGACGAGGTCGTCTTTGGAAGATTCAGCCATGGAAGCCGGAGATGGAGAAACGACGTCGTATGGGTGTGTAAAAGGAGAAAGGGTTTACTGAATTTGAGCTGTTGGTGATGGTGATGTAATTGTATCCCACATCGCTTCTGAGTTATCAGCTACTGTGGTGGGTATCGAGGAGAGCGAAGAGAGAACAAAAccaattttctttaattaaaaataaaaaattagacttaaaatgaaaaaaaaattctttgctTTAACCAAACCAaaggagaaagaaaaagaaggttatcatagaaaaaaaaaaaacaaaggagAAAGAAATAGAGGACAAATAGTACGAtgctatcatatatatatatatatattcttaaattaaacactcttttattttattttatctattttatttacTGTCAAAGGCAAGGGGTGAAGCTGTCTGGTCGGCCAAAAGAATTCAGTCATTATAAaatagttcttttttttttttttttaatttttttttgttgacatTATAAAATAGTTGTTGTGCTCTTAGAAAGTAAATAGCATTTGGAGTGGACATAGccatataatttactaatttaaattacgtttgttaatatttttttaattagtattttatttttaaaagtaaaaatattttttaaaatcatattctataaaattatttttactttttaattttttaattaagaatctaaattaaaaaaaaccactttcaaaatttttttaaacagttttttaataaatattttagattctgactctaacttaaatattagaaatgGAAACAGAACTCGAACCTGGTTTCAGACTTGGACCTACCCCCGGTCTTGACCTCGGACCCAACTCcggacccgacttaaataaaatcaacaaataaaaataaaaataaaatttacagaacacagttttattttttgtttttaaaattaaaaaacaaaagtggttatagaatacaattttatttttttaaaaaaaaatgaaaacaaaatttatttttatttttatgattaaaaaatttaaaaataaaaatattaccaaatgtcaccttaatttttcttttcgCAAAACAATTGGGAGATCCAATACCCAAAGTTCAATCTTCTTTTCATATtgttaaagaaaaaaagaaattatattttttattgcaCGTTAATATATCGTTTGGGTCTTCATGATgataaaattacttaatttttttataaatataataataaatatttcttttgcttttttttataaaaaataaatacttttttATGAGAGATTTTAGAAACTTGGTATACTGCTACTCTTAATCTCATCTGGTGAGCTCCCAAGTTAGTTATTTCAGTTCTACTTCTTTAGGTGACAATCTCACTACTAGAAAAAATAGCTTTAGCAAcacttttttttaactaaagaaaattaaaaggtaaCACTTTTAAAAGTGTTGCCTCCTAGAGTGTTGCCAAAAGTATAACTATAAAGCAACACTTGTAAAAGTGTTACTAATGATTGTAAGTTAATGAAGAGAAATAGCAACCCTTCTACAAAAAACGTTGCTAtacatttataattataaaaaatatttaaaattaaaaaaaaaatattaccattaattaaatttgagttactACACAATTCTAATACTAAAAGTTGCAACAAAAACAAATTTATTCTTATTCTGTAAAAATACACAATATTCATTACAGTACTTGATAAAAGTTCTATAAAAAACCTTGTAATAACTATATACAAAGTTATGAGAGAAATAAGAAAAACTAAATACAAAGCTAATATCTATTCCTCTAAAATTTCATTAACTCTTTCAAATACTAGTAATCCAAGCAATTTGTCATCTCCTTCCAACGAAGATTAGTTACTACCCGATGCATCCATATAAGCATCTCGTATTGTTTATTTGGAGAAGAAACATGCACTACAagttaaacaaaaataaaaattacaatcattagaatatatcattgtgaacacattattattattacatagataaaagttatactaataattacacattaataatatatgtataaaattagcattactttaaaa includes:
- the LOC115699749 gene encoding peroxisome biogenesis protein 22; its protein translation is MAESSKDDLVQLIKRFGAYLTVRMSNIFSISFHNLNARSVGAIAGLAVAIVFTWRLLRSPSTPQRRQPKRQAPGGASSSSITSHTNAPFSPSGVLPSEDARAQNVVDEFFQQVKPTLGQIVRQKLSEGRKVTCRLLGVLLEETSPEELQKQVTVKSSVLEVLLEITKYCDLYLMERVLDDESEKKVLLALEEAGVFTSGGLVKDKVLFCSTEIGRASFVRQLEPDWHIDTNLEIVSQLARFIKYELHISPTRTERTASNVFSSPSLEQFFGSV